A genome region from Arachis duranensis cultivar V14167 chromosome 6, aradu.V14167.gnm2.J7QH, whole genome shotgun sequence includes the following:
- the LOC107492010 gene encoding pentatricopeptide repeat-containing protein At3g24000, mitochondrial, with protein MRKVRIPCSAAPLLLGTGSVKLIEWRLNTIRTLWQSSSAATTFSDSHRDRLDDLCVIDDRDLLLPSRNSETGLHVLDLIGSGSLEPNRSMYNAMLKRCTQFGKLREGRLVHSHILNSKLRDDLVIRNSVLFMYARCGSLEEARRVFDEMPSKDMVTWTSMITGYSQNECAQHALALFPQMLQFGSRPNEFTLSSLVKSCGFISSYKDGQQIHACCLKYGFHSNVFVGSSIVDMYARCGYLSEARLSFDKLENKNEVSWNALITGYARKGELEDALALFIRMQREGYKPTEFTYSSLICASSSIGSLEQGKWLHALTIKWGKKLTGYVGNTLLHMYAKSGSIQDARKVFNRLLKIDVVSFNSMLIGYAQHGFGKEAVQQFEEMLRIGIEPNDITFLSVLTACSRAGLLDEGKNYFGLMKKYNVEPKISHYVTIVDLFGRAGLLYQAKSFIEEMPIEPTAAIWGALLGASRMYKNMEIGVYAAEQIFEIEPSYSGTHILLANMYASAGRWKDVAKVRKVMKDSGLKKEPACSWVEIQNSVHVFVANDFANPQNEKVLKMWEKLNHEIKAIGYFPDTSHVLLCVDQQEKEVSIQYHSEKLALAFALLNTSPGSTIRIMKNIRVCGDCHSAIKYVSSLVKREIIVRDTNRFHHFRDGSCSCGDYW; from the exons AtgaggaaggtcagaatccccTGCTCAGCCGCTCCTCTTCTTCTCGGCACTGGTTCTG TTAAACTCATAGAATGGCGTTTGAATACCATTCGAACCCTTTGGCAATCTTCATCAGCAGCAACTACTTTTTCCGATTCACATCGTGACAGATTGGACGATTTGTGTGTCATTGATGACAGGGACCTTCTTCTTCCAAGTCGGAATTCCGAAACTGGTCTCCATGTTCTGGATCTTATTGGCAGCGGCTCGCTTGAGCCGAACCGATCCATGTACAATGCAATGCTAAAGAGATGCACCCAGTTCGGGAAGCTTAGAGAAGGAAGATTGGTGCATTCACACATCCTTAATTCTAAGCTCAGGGATGACCTTGTTATTCGAAATTCTGTTCTTTTCATGTATGCAAGGTGTGGCAGTTTGGAAGAGGCTCGCCGAGTGTTCGACGAAATGCCGTCCAAAGACATGGTTACTTGGACGTCCATGATTACCGGGTATTCCCAGAATGAATGCGCCCAACATGCACTTGCTTTGTTTCCTCAGATGCTACAATTTGGGTCCAGACCAAATGAATTCACGTTATCCAGCTTGGTGAAATCTTGTGGATTTATATCCAGCTATAAGGATGGGCAGCAAATTCATGCATGTTGTCTGAAGTATGGATTCCACTCAAATGTTTTTGTGGGCAGTTCGATTGTAGACATGTATGCTAGGTGTGGATACTTGAGCGAAGCACGATTGTCATTTGACAAGCTGGAAAATAAGAATGAGGTTTCATGGAATGCTTTGATAACTGGATATGCTAGGAAGGGTGAATTAGAGGATGCGTTGGCTCTGTTTATTAGGATGCAGAGGGAAGGTTATAAACCAACAGAATTTACATATTCATCCCTTATATGTGCTTCCTCGAGTATAGGATCTTTGGAGCAAGGTAAATGGCTTCATGCACTTACAATAAAATGGGGCAAAAAATTAACTGGTTACGTGGGCAACACTCTTCTTCACATGTATGCAAAGTCAGGTAGCATTCAGGATGCAAGAAAGGTTTTCAATCGATTGCTCAAGATTGATGTGGTTTCTTTCAATTCGATGCTTATAGGGTATGCCCAGCACGGGTTTGGAAAAGAAGCTGTGCAACAGTTCGAAGAAATGTTGAGGATTGGGATTGAACCCAATGACATCACATTCCTAAGTGTTCTTACTGCTTGTAGCCGTGCTGGGCTTTTGGATGAgggtaaaaattattttggattaATGAAAAAGTACAATGTTGAACCGAAAATCTCACATTATGTGACAATTGTTGATCTTTTTGGTCGAGCTGGCCTTCTTTATCAAGCTAAAAGTTTCATTGAAGAAATGCCAATTGAACCCACTGCAGCTATATGGGGAGCTCTGCTTGGTGCTTCTAGGATGTATAAGAACATGGAGATAGGTGTTTATGCTGCTGAACAAATATTTGAGATTGAACCTTCTTATTCAGGGACACATATATTGCTTGCCAATATGTATGCCTCTGCGGGTAGGTGGAAGGATGTTGCAAAAGTTAGAAAGGTAATGAAAGACAGTGGCTTGAAGAAGGAGCCTGCATGTAGTTGGGTTGAGATTCAGAATTCTGTCCATGTATTTGTTGCAAATGACTTTGCAAATCCACAAAATGAGAAGGTCCTTAAAATGTGGGAGAAGCTAAATCATGAAATTAAGGCAATTGGCTATTTTCCAGACACTAGTCATGTGCTTCTGTGTGTAGATCAACAAGAGAAGGAAGTAAGTATACAATATCACAGTGAGAAGTTGGCTCTCGCATTTGCACTTCTAAATACTTCTCCTGGATCCACCATACGTATCATGAAGAATATCAGGGTTTGTGGTGATTGCCACTCAGCAATAAAATATGTGTCATCATTGGTGAAGAGGGAAATCATAGTGAGAGACACTAATCGCTTCCACCACTTTCGTGATGGCTCCTGTTCATGTGGAGACTACTGGTAG
- the LOC107492012 gene encoding uncharacterized protein At5g08430-like: MEKVVGAFVRVKMDSSDCKQTRPYHLVRVKGVVLEDDAYRRMLLVVSFMSEAIPISELSDNDFTEQECEDLRLKVKAKMLQKLTVVELQERANILHEDITKHWIATRLTYLQNQIDRANLKGRQREKFALLDEREKLQQPWKQEELLKRVPSVVPEFPTKPHK; this comes from the exons ATGGAAAAGGTTGTTGGAGCCTTCGTTAGAGTTAAAATGGATTCCAGTGATTGTAAGCAGACAAGGCCTTACCATCTTGTGAGAGTTAAAG GTGTtgtattggaggatgatgcttaTAGGAGAATGCTTTTGGTAGTTTCCTTCATGTCTGAAGCCATCCCTATCTCCGAGCTTTCTGATAATGACTTCACAGAG CAAGAATGTGAGGATTTGCGGCTAAAAGTGAAAGCCAAAATGCTGCAGAAACTAACTGTT GTGGAGCTTCAAGAAAGGGCAAACATTCTTCATGAGGATATAACAAAGCAT TGGATCGCGACTCGACTAACCTATTTGCAAAATCAAATTGACCGTGCAAACCTGAAGGGAAGACAAAGAGAA AAATTTGCCTTACTAGATGAAAGGGAAAAACTTCAACAACCATGGAAGCAAGAAGAGTTGTTAAAGCGAGTTCCATCAGTTGTCCCAGAGTTTCCTACAAAGCCACACAAATGA